The genome window ACTCGGCCCCGGCGTCGGCACGATCGCCGGTCTGCTCACCTGGTTTTCCCTCTCCCTGAAGAGCGCCTTTGCCATTGTCGGCATGAGCGCGCTCATCACCGCCTTTCTGCCGGTCAACCGCCATCTGGCGGGCCTGCTCTGCTGCCTGCTGTTCACCGTCCTGAACCTGTTCGGCTCCAAACACGCCGCCCGAACCCAGCTGCTGCTCGTCGCCGGCCTGCTCGCGCTCATGCTCTACTACATCATCCGGGGTGCCCCGCACGTCGCGGTGGAAAACCTGGTCCCCTTCGTCCCGCACGGCGCCGAATCGGTTCTGTTCACCGCCGCGTTTGTCTTCGTCGCCTACGGCGGCATCATCCAGATTTCAAGCATCGCCGAAGATGTCGCCAAGCCGGGCAAAACCATCCCGCAGGGCATGATTCTGGCACTGGTCACCACCACGCTCTTCTACACCCTGATGGTCTGGGTCACCAGCGGTGTGCTCGCGGCCGACAAACTGGACCACTCCCTCACGCCGATCGCCGACGGGGCCGCGGTCTTTATGGGCCCCACGGGCCGGTTCCTGGTTGGCACCGCCGCCCTGCTCGCCTTCATGTCGACCGCCAACGCCGGCATTCTGGCCGCATCCCGCTACCTGCTCGCGCTGGGCCGCGACGAGCTCGCCCCCTCATTTCTCAGCCGCCTCCACCGGCGGTTTAAAACCCCGCACATCGCCATCCTCATCACCTCGGCCTTCATCGCCGTCGCCCTCTTCCTCAAGCTGGACATCCTCGTCGAGGCCGCCTCGCTGGTGCTCATCCTCGGCTTCATCCTCTCGGGCATCTGCGTTATCGTCCTGCGCGAAAGCCACCTCCAGAACTACCGGCCGGCCTTCCGCGCGCCGCTCTATCCCTTCCTGCAGATCATCGGCATCCTCTCCGGCCTGCTGCTGGTGTTTGAAATGGGCGTGATGGCCTTTGTCATCTTCAGCCTGCTCGCCGTCACCGGCTTCACCATCTACCGCTGCTACGGCCGCCACCGCGCCCGGCGCGAATCGGCCCTCTCCCACCTGACCGCCCGCCTGACCGCCCGCGAACTGCTCACCGGCGACCTCGAAGAGGAGCTCAAGCAGGTGCTCCGCGAGCGGGATGAAATCGAGCTCGACCGCCTCGACCACCTGATCACCGAATCCATCATTCTCGACCTGGAACAGGCCGCATCGAGCGAAGAGCTCTTTCAGCTGGTTTCAGAAGTCGCGGCCGAGCGGGCCGGCCTGCCGAGCGAAGAGTTGGATCACAAACTGATTGAGCGGGAGCAGATGGCCAGCACCGTCCTCAGCCCGGACATCGCCGTACCGCACCTCGTCCTGCCCGGAGACCACCGCTTTGAAATCATCCCGATCCGCATCCGCGAGGGAGTGGCCTTCTCCGAGGAAGCCCCCGCCGTCAAAGCGGTCTTCGTCCTCATGGGCACGCTGGATGAGCGCACCTTCCATCTGCGGGCGCTGGCAGGCATCGCCCAGATTGTGCAGGAGCCGGACTTTATCGAGCGATGGACCGCCGCCCGCAACGAGTCGGCTCTGCGCGACCTGCTCCTGCTGGCCAGCCGCCACCGTCAGTGAGTCCGGGGCGGAACATCGGAAAGAACTCCATTGAACCGTGCGATCAGCGCCTCCTGATACGCCCCGGCAAATGTTCCGTTGAGGATCCGCGCCAGGCCTTCGGATCGCAGCTCCGCCCAGCTTCTTACTTCATCGCCGGGAATGATCGGATAAAACAGACAGCCCGCCGCGCGGGCCGCGTCCAGGTCGCCCGTCGCGTCGCCAACCATCACCGCCTGCTCAGGGCCATACCGCCCTTTCATCACGGTTTCGAGCGACTCTTTTTTCGACCCGAGCTCCGCGCCGGCAATCACATCCACAAAACCGGTCAGCCCGGCGTGGTTCCACTCGCGGACCAGCGCGTCTTCGGTCGTTTGCGACACCACAATCAGATCTGCTGCCGTATGCAGCTTTTTCAAACCTTGGAAAACCCCGTCGAACACGGGAAACACAGCCACTTCCGCAATCCGGCGGCTCATCTCGCGACTCCATTCCAGAACGGCCTGAAGCTCCGTCGCCCCGGTTTTCTCAATCCATTTTTCCAGCTCCTGCATACTCAGCGTCGCACCGGAATCGATAAACACCTCCAGAGACTCTGTCGGCAGGGGTTTTCCAATGTTTGGAAGAAATTCATCCAATGTTTGGAAAATTTTCAGGATCAGCTGGAACCGGTTCAGTCCGCGCCAGGGAGAGTATAGGCCAACCCACTCACAGAGTTTTCTGGCCTCGTCTGCGGCAGCTTCCATCCCCCAGAATTCAATGATTCCCGTGTGAAAAATCCCCTGCTTGACCGTCATGCTGTCAAACACGCATCCATCCGAGTCAATCGCCAGCAAAATGTCATGTTTTGCCGCCAAATGTACTAAATCCTTTTTACTCCAGACATCTTTCATAAAGCGCAGGCTACGTGTTTACCGTACACCTGTCGAGAAGCTTGCAGACCCGCAGACAAGTTGCTAATTTCCGCTGAATCATGTCGACGTTCTTAATAACCCTTAAAGGAATATGCCATTTTCTGCCGCCCCAGATCCGCGCAAATACATGGCTGCAGAAAACGGGCACCCGCCTGCTGCTTCAGTGCGGAGCGCTGGATGCCGTTTATTCTGCCCGCTACTACCAAACGATGGTCGAGCCGTATTCCCGCCGAAGCGTTGGCCCGATTGCCCGATCCATTGAAAATTCATTTCATCCCCAATCTGTCATTGATGTTGGCTGCGGATCCGGCGCACTGCTCGTGGCGCTGCGAAAACTCGGCATCAGAAACAGCCTTGGGCTCGACTGCTCAGAAGCCGCACTCGATATCGCCCGCGCCCGCGGACTCGACACGCGCAAATTCGACATTGCCACCGACCAGTTCCTCTATTCCGCGTTCTACGATGTCGCCATCAGCATGGAAACGGCCGAGCATCTGCCGGAGAATTCGGTCGACAACTACATCTCCCTGCTCTGCAGTCTGGCTCCCCTTATCGTTTTCACCGCCGCCAGGCCCGGCCAGAACGGAATTGGCCACCTCAACGAACAATCGCCGGAATACTGGATTGAGAAATTTAAATCACACAATCTGCAGTTAGACGAAACGCTGGTCTCCCGATGGCAGACCGACTGGAAAGCCGCCGGCGTTTCCGATTTTTATACCCGCAACCTCATGATCTTCCGGCGCTGAACTGCTTTAACTTTCCTCCGTACGCAGACGCGGATCGAGGGCGTCGCGCAGGGCGTCGCCGAGCAGGTTGAAAGCGAGAACGAGCAGAAAGATTGCCAGTGTCACAAAGGTCATTTCCCACCAGACGCCCTGCCAGAGTCGCTGGCGCGCGTTGTTGATCATCAACCCCCACGACGGTTCGTTCTGCACACCGATTCCGAGAAAGCTCATAAACACTTCCGTACTGACGGCCGCCGGAAAGCGCAGCGTAAAGGTGACGATGATGACGTGGAAAACGTTGGGCAGGATGTGGCGGAACAGGATGCGCGGCCAGCTCAGGCCCAAGGTATGCGCAGCCTGCACATAGGCCTGCTCTTTATGCTTGATGACTTCCCCGCGAATCAGGCGGCACAGCCCGACCCAGGTCGTCAGCCCGATTCCCAGATACACACCGAGCAATCCGCGCCCCACCACCATGGCAATCGCCAAGATAAACAGCAGACCGGGGATCGAAGCAAACGTGGAATACAGCCAGACCACAAAATCATCGATTCGACCGCCAAAATATCCCGCGAGACACCCGAAAAAAACACCGATCGGGATGGCGATCAGTGCCGTGATGATTCCGACTTTATAAGCAATACGTGTTCCCTGAACGAGGCGATGCATCACATCACGACCCAGCGCGTCGGTTCCCATCCAATGTTCGGAAGACGGCGGTTGGTAGGCGGAGTCCAGATTGGTGCTCTGATAAAACGGTGTCTGGTCCTTCAGCTGATAATACTGATGCACCGCCTCGCCATAGAGCGCGCCGACCGTGTAGAGCACAATGATGCCGAGGCAGACCATGGCAATACGGTTCTTCTTCAACCGCCGCCAGGCATCACTCCACAGACTGTTTCCTTTTTCACTCATTTCAACTTCACCCGGGGATCGACGAGGGCGTAACAGAGGTCTGTCAGCAGGTTGGCGATGACAAACATAAACGCCCCGATCAAAACAATCGCGCGGACCACATCGACATCTGATGAATTGATCGCATTGATGCCAAGATATCCGAGGCCGGGAATTCCAAAGAAACTCTCGAGCAGCAGACTGCCGGTATAAAGAAACGGAATGGCAATCACGACGTTGGTAATGATGGGAATCATCGCGTTCTTAAGCACATGCCGGAACAGGACGCGCGACTTGCTCACCCCTTTGGCACGCGCCGTGCGGACGTAGTCGCGGTGCGCCTCATCGAGCATAATCGTACGATAGAACCGCAGGCTCCCGCCGAGGCCGCTGATCACACCGATCAACACCGGCAGCGCCAGATACTGTACATCCTCAAATCCCCAGATCGGAAACCAGCGCGCTTTAAAAGCGAGAAAATACTGTCCAGCCACGATGTACACCAGATAGTTAACACTCATCAGCGCAACCGAAATGATCACGAAGAAACGGTCCACCCAGGTGTCGCGCCAGAATGCGCACAGCAGGGAAAGCGTAATCGAGGTCACCAGCCCGATCAGGAATATCGGAACGGTCAGCATTAATGACGGGCCGATGCCGTCCGCCAGCAGCTTGCTGACCCGCTGGTTGGTGCTGTGCGACACCCCGAAGTCCAGCTTCGCCAACTGTTTAAAATAGAATAACAGCTGGGAATCGAACGGATTACTCATCCGGCGGCGCAGTTTGATCGACCGAACCTCCAGGGAGGCCGGGCCACCACCCAGTTTAATTTCCGAAGATTGGAAAGTTTTGTGCTCTTTCTTCCAATCCCTGGAAATATCGGGCTGGCGGCTTTCGACAGTCAGCTCGTAATCGCAGTCGTCGCGAAGTTCAAACTTCACCGGAAGCGCATATTCGCCGCCGGCCGCCAGCACAATCATACCGTTGGTGTAAGTGACGCCGTCGACATGCTGCCAGTCGCCCGGCGTGCGCTCGAAGTCAGAGTCTTCATAGGCGCGAGTGGTCACGCTGCGCGGCCCGATCAGCGGGAAGAGCGGCTTGTTGAAACCGCGCAGCTCGTCAAACGCCTCCAGCGTATCGGCCTGCGCATGCGGACCGAGAACTCTCAACGCCGGACTTCCGCCCGCCACGTTGAAGAGAATAAATGTAATCAGGATGACTCCAAGTACGGTCGGAATCATCTGCAACATTCGTTTGGCAATGTAGCGGATCATTTATTCTCCGCCTTCCACTGGTTCCAAAGTTTATTATCGGCACGGCGGTATTTGGTCATGCCGTAGGGAAAGTCGTGAGGCTTGTAGTTTTCGAGCCAGTTGTGCACCAGCGCGTAGCTCATCGGCTGATGCATAAAAATCCACGGACAGTCTTCGATAATTATGTCGGCCATCTGTTTGCAGAGGCGGTCTTTTTCTTCGCCGGGCAGCAGAAAGCGGATTTTTTCGTAGAGCGCATCAAACTCCGGATTGACATAATTGGCGTGATTTGGGCCGGGCGAAACATTGGCGCTGTAAAACAACTGCAGGAAATTCTCGGGGTCAGGATAGTCGGCGACCCAGCCGAGCTGGAAAAGCTGAGCCTGCCTGCGATCCATTTTGTCGAGGAAGGTGGGCCAGTTGTTATAGCTGGCTTTCAGGACAATGCCGACCTGGTCGAACATATCGATCAGCAGGTCAATCTGCTGGCTGGTATCGCCGCCCGCACTGCCGAGCTCGAGCGTCACTTCCAGACGGCGGCCGGTCTCTGGATCAATGCCGTCCGGATAGCCCGCCTCGGCCAGAAGCCGCTTCGCTTTTTCAGGATTATAGGAATAGGCAGTCGGTTCCGGTTTGAATCCGGCCAGCGGATCGGGAACCGGACCGTACACCGGTGTGATACGACCGTTATAGTACTGAACCATCACCTCTGGATTGTAGGCGCAGGAAAGCGCCTGCCGCAGCTTTCTGTTTCTGCCGACAACCGGATCGTCCATGTTGAAACCGATGTAAAACAGATCCAGCGTCGGGCTGGCCAGCAGCCGGATTTTCTGCTTCTGAAGATCGTCAACCAGCTCTTTATCAGGCGTGATCACCACATCCCAGTTATCCCGGGAAATACTGCTGAAGCTGAAATGACCGGACAAAAACATCATCCAGGCCGTTGTCGAGTCGTCGACCACATACTGCACAATGCGATCGAGAAACGGAATCGGTTTTCCTGCGTCTTCGAGCAGACCGGCGGCGCGATCCTGCGCAGAGCCCTCCGTCGGGTAAAGCTCCACCCTGCCCGTTTCGGCCCATTTCGGGTTGCGAACAAACTCAACCCGGTAGTTTCGTTTCCACCTGTGAAGAATAAACGGCCCGGTTCCGACCGGGTGGTTCACAAAATCGTCGCCATAGGCTTCCACCGCTTCGCGCGGCACCGCAAAGCTGTAATGCATGGCAAGGATCCAGAGAAGCTGCGGATACGGTCCGGTTAACTGAATCTGCAGGGTATGGTCATCCAGAGCCCTCAACCCCTCGACAACCGCATCATAATCGGTTGGCTCCGCTTCTGCGGAAGAGGCCCGGAAATCATCGAGTCCGACAATGCGCCTGTTAAAGGCCCAGTAACCCGAGGACGCATTTTTAACGTCCGCGACGCGCTTAATGGCGTAAACAAAATCCTCCGCGGTCAACTCGCGGCCTTTTCCGTCCGGGAAACAGGGATCATCCTGGAAGAAAATACCGTTGCGGATTTTAAACGTATAGGTCAGCCCGTCTTCGGACACGGTTGGCAGGCTTTCTGCCAAAAGCGGCTCCACCTGATAGGGCCGTTTCAGATAAGAGTACTGAAGGAGCCCTTCGTACATGCGGCTGATGACCATCGAAGAAGCAACATCACCCGATTTTGCGGGATCGAAACCCTGGATGCGCGAGGTCTGTCCGTAAAGAACCTGCTCGTCTTCGAAGCGAAGGGTGTCCAGCTCCTGCCGTCCGCAGGACGCGAGCAGCAGGCATAAAAAAACAGCGGACCCCCGGAGGAATACAATCCATCCATGGTTCCGCTGATTCATCGGGCCGAACTTTCTTTATTCTGCTGCAGGAACAACCGGAGTTTCCGGAACAATCGGAATATCGACTGCCGGCTGCTCCACCGGCATGGCTGCCGGAGCTGCAGCGGCCGGAGTTTCTGCCCGGTCCATCAATGATTCATCCGCACTGCCGGCAAACAGCATGCCGAGGATCAGCGTATTGACCAAAAACAGAATTCCAATGCCGACAGTCGCCTTGGTGAGCACGTTGCCGGCACGGGCGCCGAACAGCGAATCATTTCCACCTCCGCCGAATGCAAGGCCAAGGCCTTCGCTCTTGGATTTCTGCAACAGAACCAGTCCGATCAGCGCAAGACTGCAGGCTGCTTCCAGAATAATCAGCAATGTACGAATAAATGCCATCTTGTTTCTCCTAAAGACGTGTTAGGCCGGGAATTTTAGGCTTTAGGAGCCGCTCTGCCAATGACTAATTCATCGGCAGAACCAAATCCTGAAGCCCGCCTTCTTACATGCCGGCTTTGACAATCCCGGCAAAGGACTGGGCTTCGAGAGCCGCGCCGCCGATCAGGCCGCCATCGATATCGGGCTGAGAGAGCAGTTCCGGAGCGTTTGCCGGTTTCATGCTGCCGCCGTACTGAATGCGAAGGCCGTCAGCGGCTTCCTGACCAACCATATCGGCCACAATGCCGCGGATGAAGGCGTGGACTTCCTGAGCCTGTTCGGCAGTAGCGGTTTTGCCGGTACCGATCGCCCAGACCGGCTCGTAAGCAACAACCACGTCTTCAAACTGTTCTGCCGTAATGTCCGCCAGGCTTCCGCGAACCTGTTCTTCAACCACTTTCTCGGTGTTGCCGCCTTCACGGTCTTCGAGCTTTTCACCGACACAAACGATCGGACGCAGGTTTTTGGACAGGGCTTTTTTCACCTTGCTGTTCACGATCGCATCGGTTTCGCCGTAGTATTCGCGGCGCTCGCTGTGGCCGAGGATCACGTATTTAACGAACAGCTCTTTGAGCATGGTGTGAGAGACTTCTCCGGTATAAGCGCCGTCATCCTGGTCGCTCATGTTCTGGCAGCCCAGTTTGATTTCCGTATCGGCGATCAGGTCGCTGACGGTTTTGAGCGCAGTGAACGGAGGACAGACCACGGCTTCCACCCCGACCACATCCGCGAGCTCGAGTTTCAAACCCTCGACGAGAGCCACGGCTTCTTCGACGGTTTTGTTCATTTTCCAGTTACCTGCAACAATTTTCTTTCTCATTAGAATTCTCCTGACTTAATAAAATTTCCCCAAAATGAGCAGGGAATCTACCGAACCAGCCCCGGCAACGCAACGTCCAAAGAGCTAAAAGGCAGTCGCCGAACTCCCGGGATCCAGGGCCCGGAAAAAACGGAAACGGATTTTCCAATGCCTGGAAAATCAGATTTCTTCGTCGTCCTCGTCCTCTTCGGCGACGCGCAGGACCTCTTCAACCGTGGTCACGCCGGCCAGCACTTTTTTCCATCCATCCTCGCGAAGAGTGCTCAATCCATGCCTGAGCGCCTCTTTCTTGATAACGCTGGATGCAGCGCGATCGATAATGAGCGGGCGGATGTGATCATCGACGGCCAGAATTTCATAAATGCCGGTCCGGCCTTTGAATCCGGAGCCGTGGCAGTCGTCGCATCCGACCGGTTCGTAAATGTTTTTGGTCTCAAGCTCCTCGATCGGAAACCCTTCGCCTTTGAGAAAATCGCGTTTCACGTCGTCGATTTCCACCGGCTTGCGGCAGGACGGGCAAAGGCGCCGAATCAGTCGCTGAGCGATGATTCCTTCGACCGATGACGCGACGAGGAACGGCTCGATGCCCATATCGAGCAGTCGGTTGACGCTGCCGGCGGAGTCGTTGGTGTGGAGGGTACTGAACACGAGATGACCGGTCAGCGCGGCGCGAATGGCGATTTCGGCGGTTTCGCGGTCACGGATCTCACCGACCATGATGACGTCCGGGTCCTGACGCAGGAACGTGCGCAGCGCATGGGCGAAAGTGAGGCCGATTTCCGGCTTCATCTGCACCTGGTTGACGCCGGCCATTTCGTACTCGATCGGGTCTTCGGCCGACATAATCCGCTTATCGACGGAGTTGATGGTGTGAAGCCACGCGTAGAGTGAAGTGGATTTCCCGGAACCGGTCGGGCCCGTACAAAGCAGGATGCCGTGAGGGCGGGTGATCATTTTTTTGAGCACTTTTTCGTCGTCCGGCTCCAGCCCGAGCTGACTCATATTGATCATGCCGCTTCCGCGCAGCAGCAGACGAAGGCTGACACTTTCGCCGTACACGGTGGGCATGGTGGACACACGAACGTCGATTTCCTCGCCCTGGATGCGCAGGCTGATGCGCCCGTCCTGCGGCAGTCGTTTTTCGGCGATATCCATGTTGGCCATCACCTTGATACGGGAAATAATCGAGGACTGGAAGCGCTTGAGCGTAGCCGGAACCGGCGTCTGGTGCAGCACGCCGTCGATGCGGTACCGGATGCGCAGGTCGACCTCCATCGGCTCGATGTGAATATCGGTGGCGCGAGTCTGGTGCGCTTCCCAAATAATCTGGTTGACAAATTTTACGACCGAGGCTTCCTGGTCGAGATCGTTGAGGTCCTGCTTGAGCAGTGTGTCGCCGTCGAGGTCGATGCGGTCGTCGTCCTGCATCATGCGGTCGAGCGTTTCGGCCCCCACGCCGTAAAGCTGTTTGGCGGCGGCGGCGATATCCGTCGCCGGGCTGAGCACCAGACGAATGCGCCCGCCGGTCACCAGCCGCATGGCATCGATCAGCCCGGGCTGCAGCGGGTCGGCCGTAGCGATATGAAGCGTTCCGTCTTCAGCAGAAACCGGAATAATATTGTATTGAAAGACCGCTTTCGGAGGGACCCGGCTGAGAACGTCCGCTGCGATCTCAGGCTGTTTCAGCCGCATAAACGGCAGATCCATTCCTTCCGCCAGCTTTTCGAGGAACAGTTCTTCCTTGATTCCTGTCTGCTCCACCACCGTTTCGGGAAGACCGATGGTCCCGCCTGCCAGTTCCGACATCAGGGATTCCACCTGTTCCTCCCGGAACAGTCCGGTCTGCTGTAGCAGTGCGGCAAGCTGGCTGTTTTGCATAAGTTTCGCTCCGTTTAGCGAACAATACCGGTTTCTGAGCTGCGGATAAAATCGAGAAGGTATTTAACTTCCGGGGTCTGCGGCACATCGCTCTCTATCATTTCGAGCGCGTCCGGCAAGGCAAGCTTTTTGCGGTAGAGAATACGGTAGGCCTGCTTGATCGCGGCCCGCGATTCTTCAGAAACACCGCGGCGCTCCATGCCGATCTTGTTGAAGCCGCGAATCTGCACGTCCAGTCCGTCGGCAATCATGAACGGCGGAATATCTTTGGTTGCCTTGGTATAGCCGCCGAGAAACGCCATTTTGCCGACGCGGCGGAACTGAACCACGCCGCACAGCCCCTCAATAATCGCAAAATCCTCCACAATGACGTCACCGGCCAGCTGGGTGCCGTTGGCGATGATCACTCCGTTGCCGATTTTGCAGGCGTGAGCCACATGGCTGTAGGCCATCAGCAGGCAGTCGGAGCCGACTTCGGTCATTTCACCGTCATGAGTTCCTGCATTGATGGTGACGCATTCGCGCATCACGGTGCGATCCCCGACAACGACGCCGGGGGCACCCCCTTTATATTTAAGGTCCTGCGTTTTGCCGCCGATGCGGGCAAACGGGTGAATCGTACATTCACGTCCGACCGTCGTGCAGCCATCGACAACAGCGTGAGCCATCAGCTCGGTGCCGTTACCGATCTTGGCGTGAGGGCCGACGACACAGTAAGCGCCCAGTGTAACGTCTGCGCCCAGCACGGCTCCGTCTTCGACAATTGCGGTAGGATGAATACTGCTCATGGGAATTATCCTGCAGAACTGAACATCAGGTCCGCCG of Tichowtungia aerotolerans contains these proteins:
- a CDS encoding amino acid permease, whose translation is MPLKRHLGLAHVFCIATGAMVSSGIFVLPGIAHAKAGPAVILSYLIAGLVACIGMLSAAELVTAMPKAGGDYFFVTRGLGPGVGTIAGLLTWFSLSLKSAFAIVGMSALITAFLPVNRHLAGLLCCLLFTVLNLFGSKHAARTQLLLVAGLLALMLYYIIRGAPHVAVENLVPFVPHGAESVLFTAAFVFVAYGGIIQISSIAEDVAKPGKTIPQGMILALVTTTLFYTLMVWVTSGVLAADKLDHSLTPIADGAAVFMGPTGRFLVGTAALLAFMSTANAGILAASRYLLALGRDELAPSFLSRLHRRFKTPHIAILITSAFIAVALFLKLDILVEAASLVLILGFILSGICVIVLRESHLQNYRPAFRAPLYPFLQIIGILSGLLLVFEMGVMAFVIFSLLAVTGFTIYRCYGRHRARRESALSHLTARLTARELLTGDLEEELKQVLRERDEIELDRLDHLITESIILDLEQAASSEELFQLVSEVAAERAGLPSEELDHKLIEREQMASTVLSPDIAVPHLVLPGDHRFEIIPIRIREGVAFSEEAPAVKAVFVLMGTLDERTFHLRALAGIAQIVQEPDFIERWTAARNESALRDLLLLASRHRQ
- a CDS encoding HAD family hydrolase gives rise to the protein MAAKHDILLAIDSDGCVFDSMTVKQGIFHTGIIEFWGMEAAADEARKLCEWVGLYSPWRGLNRFQLILKIFQTLDEFLPNIGKPLPTESLEVFIDSGATLSMQELEKWIEKTGATELQAVLEWSREMSRRIAEVAVFPVFDGVFQGLKKLHTAADLIVVSQTTEDALVREWNHAGLTGFVDVIAGAELGSKKESLETVMKGRYGPEQAVMVGDATGDLDAARAAGCLFYPIIPGDEVRSWAELRSEGLARILNGTFAGAYQEALIARFNGVLSDVPPRTH
- a CDS encoding class I SAM-dependent methyltransferase translates to MSTFLITLKGICHFLPPQIRANTWLQKTGTRLLLQCGALDAVYSARYYQTMVEPYSRRSVGPIARSIENSFHPQSVIDVGCGSGALLVALRKLGIRNSLGLDCSEAALDIARARGLDTRKFDIATDQFLYSAFYDVAISMETAEHLPENSVDNYISLLCSLAPLIVFTAARPGQNGIGHLNEQSPEYWIEKFKSHNLQLDETLVSRWQTDWKAAGVSDFYTRNLMIFRR
- a CDS encoding ABC transporter permease, with the translated sequence MSEKGNSLWSDAWRRLKKNRIAMVCLGIIVLYTVGALYGEAVHQYYQLKDQTPFYQSTNLDSAYQPPSSEHWMGTDALGRDVMHRLVQGTRIAYKVGIITALIAIPIGVFFGCLAGYFGGRIDDFVVWLYSTFASIPGLLFILAIAMVVGRGLLGVYLGIGLTTWVGLCRLIRGEVIKHKEQAYVQAAHTLGLSWPRILFRHILPNVFHVIIVTFTLRFPAAVSTEVFMSFLGIGVQNEPSWGLMINNARQRLWQGVWWEMTFVTLAIFLLVLAFNLLGDALRDALDPRLRTEES
- a CDS encoding ABC transporter permease is translated as MIRYIAKRMLQMIPTVLGVILITFILFNVAGGSPALRVLGPHAQADTLEAFDELRGFNKPLFPLIGPRSVTTRAYEDSDFERTPGDWQHVDGVTYTNGMIVLAAGGEYALPVKFELRDDCDYELTVESRQPDISRDWKKEHKTFQSSEIKLGGGPASLEVRSIKLRRRMSNPFDSQLLFYFKQLAKLDFGVSHSTNQRVSKLLADGIGPSLMLTVPIFLIGLVTSITLSLLCAFWRDTWVDRFFVIISVALMSVNYLVYIVAGQYFLAFKARWFPIWGFEDVQYLALPVLIGVISGLGGSLRFYRTIMLDEAHRDYVRTARAKGVSKSRVLFRHVLKNAMIPIITNVVIAIPFLYTGSLLLESFFGIPGLGYLGINAINSSDVDVVRAIVLIGAFMFVIANLLTDLCYALVDPRVKLK
- a CDS encoding ABC transporter substrate-binding protein produces the protein MNQRNHGWIVFLRGSAVFLCLLLASCGRQELDTLRFEDEQVLYGQTSRIQGFDPAKSGDVASSMVISRMYEGLLQYSYLKRPYQVEPLLAESLPTVSEDGLTYTFKIRNGIFFQDDPCFPDGKGRELTAEDFVYAIKRVADVKNASSGYWAFNRRIVGLDDFRASSAEAEPTDYDAVVEGLRALDDHTLQIQLTGPYPQLLWILAMHYSFAVPREAVEAYGDDFVNHPVGTGPFILHRWKRNYRVEFVRNPKWAETGRVELYPTEGSAQDRAAGLLEDAGKPIPFLDRIVQYVVDDSTTAWMMFLSGHFSFSSISRDNWDVVITPDKELVDDLQKQKIRLLASPTLDLFYIGFNMDDPVVGRNRKLRQALSCAYNPEVMVQYYNGRITPVYGPVPDPLAGFKPEPTAYSYNPEKAKRLLAEAGYPDGIDPETGRRLEVTLELGSAGGDTSQQIDLLIDMFDQVGIVLKASYNNWPTFLDKMDRRQAQLFQLGWVADYPDPENFLQLFYSANVSPGPNHANYVNPEFDALYEKIRFLLPGEEKDRLCKQMADIIIEDCPWIFMHQPMSYALVHNWLENYKPHDFPYGMTKYRRADNKLWNQWKAENK
- the secG gene encoding preprotein translocase subunit SecG; this translates as MAFIRTLLIILEAACSLALIGLVLLQKSKSEGLGLAFGGGGNDSLFGARAGNVLTKATVGIGILFLVNTLILGMLFAGSADESLMDRAETPAAAAPAAMPVEQPAVDIPIVPETPVVPAAE
- the tpiA gene encoding triose-phosphate isomerase; translation: MRKKIVAGNWKMNKTVEEAVALVEGLKLELADVVGVEAVVCPPFTALKTVSDLIADTEIKLGCQNMSDQDDGAYTGEVSHTMLKELFVKYVILGHSERREYYGETDAIVNSKVKKALSKNLRPIVCVGEKLEDREGGNTEKVVEEQVRGSLADITAEQFEDVVVAYEPVWAIGTGKTATAEQAQEVHAFIRGIVADMVGQEAADGLRIQYGGSMKPANAPELLSQPDIDGGLIGGAALEAQSFAGIVKAGM
- a CDS encoding GspE/PulE family protein, whose translation is MQNSQLAALLQQTGLFREEQVESLMSELAGGTIGLPETVVEQTGIKEELFLEKLAEGMDLPFMRLKQPEIAADVLSRVPPKAVFQYNIIPVSAEDGTLHIATADPLQPGLIDAMRLVTGGRIRLVLSPATDIAAAAKQLYGVGAETLDRMMQDDDRIDLDGDTLLKQDLNDLDQEASVVKFVNQIIWEAHQTRATDIHIEPMEVDLRIRYRIDGVLHQTPVPATLKRFQSSIISRIKVMANMDIAEKRLPQDGRISLRIQGEEIDVRVSTMPTVYGESVSLRLLLRGSGMINMSQLGLEPDDEKVLKKMITRPHGILLCTGPTGSGKSTSLYAWLHTINSVDKRIMSAEDPIEYEMAGVNQVQMKPEIGLTFAHALRTFLRQDPDVIMVGEIRDRETAEIAIRAALTGHLVFSTLHTNDSAGSVNRLLDMGIEPFLVASSVEGIIAQRLIRRLCPSCRKPVEIDDVKRDFLKGEGFPIEELETKNIYEPVGCDDCHGSGFKGRTGIYEILAVDDHIRPLIIDRAASSVIKKEALRHGLSTLREDGWKKVLAGVTTVEEVLRVAEEDEDDEEI
- the lpxA gene encoding acyl-ACP--UDP-N-acetylglucosamine O-acyltransferase — protein: MSSIHPTAIVEDGAVLGADVTLGAYCVVGPHAKIGNGTELMAHAVVDGCTTVGRECTIHPFARIGGKTQDLKYKGGAPGVVVGDRTVMRECVTINAGTHDGEMTEVGSDCLLMAYSHVAHACKIGNGVIIANGTQLAGDVIVEDFAIIEGLCGVVQFRRVGKMAFLGGYTKATKDIPPFMIADGLDVQIRGFNKIGMERRGVSEESRAAIKQAYRILYRKKLALPDALEMIESDVPQTPEVKYLLDFIRSSETGIVR